TGTTCTCGATGACGCTTTGTTTGGCCTCCACCAGCCAGGCCGCGACCACGACCGCCGCCATCGCGCCGCACGGCAGCAGCCACTGGCTGACGAAGCCCTCGGCGTCGATGCCGATGGCCTCGAAGGTGCCGACGGTGAACAGGGTGAGCACCCCGCCGCCCAGCGCGAGCAGGGCGAAGTAGATCAGCCACTCGCCGGTGAAACGGATGAAGTCCATCCGCCGCCGGTCGGAGCGCCAGTCGCCGCCGACGTAGGCGACGCCGACGACCAGCCACAGCGCCAGTGGCAGGTGGATGGCGGTGAGCACGAGGGTGTGCGCGTCGTCGTCGAGCGGGTAGGCGTTCGCGGCGACCGCGCCGAGGACGAAGAGCGCGCCGAGCACCGCCACGACGGGCAGACCGACGCGGCGTTGCCAGGCGAAGTAGGCGGCCAGTGCCGGCAGCGCGAACAGGCTGAGGTTGCGGGCGTAGAAGGCGGCGTCGTCGTCCTCGCCGAGGCCGAGCCCGAACAGGGCCGGCGCCTTGATCGCCAGCGCGGCGAGGGCGGCGCAGAGCACCATTGTCGGAAGTTCCCGGCGGGTCCGGGCGGCGGTGGGGGCGTCCGCCTCGCCGGGCAGGACGAGTTGTTTCCACAGCCGCTCGGAGTGTTCGCGGGCGAACTCGCGGGACAGTTCGTCGAGGCTGCCCATGCGTTTGACGGCGATGAGGAACGCCTCGTCGGCGCGCAGGCCGCCCTGGGTCAGCTCGGTGATCCGGCTGCGCAGGTGGTCCTCCAACTCCTCGGCGTCGGTGCGGTGCAGTTCCCGGCGGCGGTCCATGTAGGCCCGCCACTCGGCGATCTGGCCCTCCAGATCGCTGTCGATGGTCATCGTCCCGCCTCCCAGGCCGGCGTGATCGGCGTGCTGGTCTGTGCGGTGCTCCAGACGCCCCGCAGCGCGTCGACGACCGTGGCCCACTGGCGACGCTGCTCGGCGAGTTCGGCCCGGCCCTGTTCGGTGATGCGGTAGTACTTGCGGCGCCGTCCGCCTGGCGGGGTCACCCAGAACGACTCGACGTGGCCCAGCCGCTCCAGCCGGTGCAGCAGCGGATAGAGCAGCCCCTCGGTCCACTCCAGTTGCCCGCCCGACAGCTGGTCGACCTGTTTGAGGATGGCGTAGCCGTAGCTCTCCCCCTCGCTGAGGATGCCCAGCACGAGTGGTGTCGCCGAGGCGGCGACGAGGTCTTTGGTGATCCGCACGTTGCCCCCTGACCCTAGGACTGCAATGCATAGTAGTTCTAGGTATTGGCACGGTGCAATCCTCCGGCGGCGTGCCTCCGGGAGACATGGGGGATCACGTCAAGGCGTGATTGCATACCGAGTATGCTCGCCGCCATGCGACCCCAAGATCGGACAGTGGCACTCGTCGCCGTGGTGGGCGGATTCCTGCTCGGCTTCCTCGACTTCGTGTGGATCACGAGCGTGCCGTATCCCTTCGCCGAATTCGGCAACTCCACCGCCACCTGGGCGGTCGCCGCCTTCGGCTTCGGCTGCTGGGTCCGGTCCGGGTGGCGGCGCGCGGCGCTGGGCGCCGCCGTGCTGCTCGTCGTCGCGGTGCCCAGCTACTACCTCGCGGCGACCCTCCTACAGGGCGACGACCTGGCGGTGTCGTGGGCGCCGACGTCGCTGCTCTGGATGGCGTTCGGGGTGCTCGCCGGGGTCGTCTTCGGCATCGCCGGCACCTGGGCGCGCGCGGCGGGCCGGCGGCGGGTCGTCGGGGCCGCGCTGCCGGCAGCCGTGTTCTTCGAGGAGGCGGCCCGGTTCGCCGGCAAGGCCGCCGGTCCCGACCATCCGCCGGGCGTGGCGTGGAACGTCGTCATCGACGTCGCACTCGGCGTGCTGGTCGTGGTGCTGGTCGGCCGATCGCACCGGCAGCGGGCGCTCGCGGTGGCCCTGGCGCTGCCGCTGGCCGCGATCATCTACCTGGCGTTCGCGGTGGCCGGCGGGGCATAGGGGGTCCGGGCCGTCGGGTGGTGGCAGGCTGGTGTCGCCGTACCCGGGCCGCTCGGCCGGGTGGCGTCGCACCACGGTGGCCTGCACCGACGGAGAGGAGTACCGACATGACCGGGCACACACGGCGGGCGCTCGCCGTGGCGGCGGTCACGGTCGCCCTCGCCACGGCGGGCTGCGCCGGCGGCGAGCCGACCGCCGTCCCCGGCACGTCCCCCGCCGTCCCCGGCACCACCGCCCCGGTCGGCCCGACCGTGACGCCGGTGCCGCCACCTCCGCAGCTCGCCGCGCTGGAGCGGCGCCACGACGCCCGGCTCGGCGTCTACGCCCTCGACACCGGCTCCGGCCGCATGCTGGCGTACCGGGCCGACGAGCGGTTCGCGTACGCGTCGACGTTCAAGGCGCTGGCCGCCGGGGCGCTGCTGGCCGCCACCTCCGACGCCGACCTGGACCGGGTGGTCCGCTACGGGCGAAAGGACCTGGTGCCGCACTCGCCGGTCACGGAGCAGCACGTCGCGGGCGGCATGACCCTGCGCGAGATCGCCGACGCGGCGCTACGGCACAGCGACAACACCGCCGCCAACCTGATCCTGGCCGAACTCGGCGGCCCGGACGGGTTCGAGCGGGCGCTGCGCGGGATCGGCGACACCGTCACCGACCCCGCCCGCACCGAGCCGGACCTCAACCAGGCCGCACCGGGCGACGTCCGCGACACCAGCACGCCACGTGCCCTTGCCGACTCCCTCCAGGCGTACGCCATCGGCGACGCGCTGTCGGTCACCGACCAGGCGGTGCTGCTCGACTGGCTCAAGCGCAACACCACCGGGGCGACGCTGATCCGGGCCGCGGTGCCGGCGGGCTGGCAGGTCGCCGACAAGACCGGTGCCGGCGGGTACGGCACCCGCAACGACATCGCCGTGGTGTGGCCGCCGGACAGCGCCCCGATCGTGCTGGCCGTGCTGTCCCGCCGCGACAGTCGCGACGCCACCCACGACGACGCGGTGATCGCGCAGGCGACGAGGGTGACCCTCGACGCGCTGCGCTGACCCGTCCGAACTGCCCTGACCGGTCGCCGGCCGCGCTCCCGCGATCGGACCTGCCGGCGCGTCCCGCTGCCGACAGCGGCGGGGTTTCTGTGCCGATTCGTGGTTCGTCGACCGTGCCGCGGGCATAGCGTCGTCGTGGCGGCTCCCGCCGCCGGGCCGTCCGTGGGGACGGTCAGGGCCGAGCGACGGTGGTGCGGCGTGGACAGAACCGACCCGACGGTGCTGGACGAACTGGAACGGCGGCACCGGGGGACCGGGCTGCCCCGGATGCTGGGCGTGGTGAGCCTCGCCCTCGGCGCGGGCGGTGTGCTGGCGCCGGCAGCGGTGGCCCGGCTGACCGGTGTGGACGACTCCCCGCTGGCCCGCACCATCGTCCCGGCCGTCGCCGCCCGGGAACTCGGGCACGCCGCCGGCCTGCTGGCCGGCCGCCGGCCGGCCGGCTGGACGTGGACCCGGGTCGCCGGGGACGCCGTCGACCTCACCCTGCTCGGGCGGGCCCTCGCCGACCGGCGCGGTGAGCGCCGCCGGCGGGTGGCCGTCACCACGGCGGTGATCGCCGGCATCGCCGTGGTCGACCTGATCGCCGCGCTGCGCGCCGGGCGGGCCCGGCGGGCCCGGGAGCGGCTGATCCTCATGGAGGTCGGGGTCACCGTGAACCGCCCGGCGTCCGAGGCGTACCGGTTCTGGCGCGACCTGGAGAACCTGCCCCGGTTCATGGCCCACCTGGAGGCCGTGCGCGTCGAGGACCTGCGCATCTCGCACTGGACGGCGCGGGGACCGGCCGGCCGGCACGTCGGCTGGGACGCGGAGATCGTCGAGGACCGCCCGAACGAGCTGATCGCCTGGCGGTCGCTGCCGGGCGCGCGGGTGCGGAACGCGGGCCGGGTGCGCTTCGTGCCCGCCCCCGGCGACCGCGGCACCGAGGTCCGGGTCGAACTCGGGTACGCCCCGCCGGCCGGGCGGCTCGGCCGGGCCGTGGCGAAGCTCTTCGGCGAGGAGCCGGAGCAGCAGGTCCGCGACGACCTGCGCCGGTTCAAGCAGGTGTTGGAGACCGGCGAGGTGGTCCGCTCCGACGCCAGCCCCGAGGGGATCAGCCTGCGCCAGCAGTTCCGGCAGCGACCCGCCCAGCCCCTGCCCGCCGGCCTGCGCGGCTGACCGACCGAGGAGAGACGATGAAGGCCACCGCCTGGATGGGCAAGGACAGCGTCAAGGTCGTCGACGTGCCGGACCCGCGCGTGATGAACGCCCGCGACGCCGTCGTGAAGATCAGCTCCACCGCGATCTGCGGCTCCGACCTGCACCTCTACCACGGCTACATCCCCGCGATGCGCAAGGGCGACATCCTCGGCCACGAGTTCATGGGCGAGGTGGTGGAGGTCGGCCCGGAGGTGGACAACCTCGCCGTCGGCGACCGGGTGGTGGTGCCGTTCCCCATCGCGTGCGGCAACTGCGTCTCCTGCCAGCAGGGCCGCTACTCGGTCTGCGAGAACTCCAACCCCAACGCCGGCGTCGCCGAGAAGATCATGGGCCACTCGCCGGCGGGCATCTTCGGCTACTCCCACCTGCTCGGCGGGTACGCCGGCGGTCAGGCCGAGTACGCCCGGGTGCCGTTCGCCGACGTCGGCCCGATCAAGGTCCCCGACGAGGTGCCGGACGACCAGGCGCTGATGCTCGCCGACGTCTTCCCCACCGGCTACATGGGCGCCGAGATGTGCGACATCACGCCCGGTGACGTGATCGCGGTCTGGGGCGCCGGGCCGGTCGGGTTGCTCGCGGCGGCCAGCGCCCGGCTGCTCGGCGCGGAGCGGGTCATCGTGATCGACCGGTACCCGTACCGGTTGCGGCTGGCCGCCGAGCAGGTCGGCGCGGAGACGATCAACTACGAGCAGCTCGACGTCCTCGACGAGCTGAACCAGCTCACCGCCGGCCGGGGCCCGGACGCCTGCATCGACGCGGTCGGCCTCGAGGGGCACCACGGCAACGCCGCCCTGTACGCGTACGACCGGGTCAAGCAGGCGGGGCGGCTGGAGACCGAGCGGCCGTTCGCGCTGCGCCAGGCGATCATGGCGTGCCGCAGCGGGGGAGTGGTGTCGGTGATCGGCGCGTACGGCGGCTTCGTGGACAAGTTCCCGATGGGGGCGTTCATGAACCGGTCGCTGATCATGCGGACCGGACAGTGCCACGTGCAGCGTTACACCCGGCCGCTGCTGGAGCACATCGTCCGCGGCGACATCGACCCGAGCTTCGTGATCAGCCACCGGCTGCCGCTCAAGGATGCGGCGAAGGGCTACCGGATGTTCCAGAAGAAGCAGGACGACTGCACCAAGGTCGTGCTCAAGGTCTGAGCCGGGCGCGGGACCGGGCGCCGCCCGGTCCCGCGCC
This genomic interval from Micromonospora coxensis contains the following:
- a CDS encoding permease prefix domain 1-containing protein, with amino-acid sequence MTIDSDLEGQIAEWRAYMDRRRELHRTDAEELEDHLRSRITELTQGGLRADEAFLIAVKRMGSLDELSREFAREHSERLWKQLVLPGEADAPTAARTRRELPTMVLCAALAALAIKAPALFGLGLGEDDDAAFYARNLSLFALPALAAYFAWQRRVGLPVVAVLGALFVLGAVAANAYPLDDDAHTLVLTAIHLPLALWLVVGVAYVGGDWRSDRRRMDFIRFTGEWLIYFALLALGGGVLTLFTVGTFEAIGIDAEGFVSQWLLPCGAMAAVVVAAWLVEAKQSVIENMAPVLTRVFTPLFAATLLAFLVAFIATNNGIDVERDVLILFDLLLVVVLGLLLYAISARDLTARPGLFDRLQLVLVVSALVIDVLVLLAITGRISEFGFSPNKTAALGENLILLANLGWSAWLFLGFLRGRMTFARLERWQTRYLVVYAVWAWTVVLAFPPVFDFT
- a CDS encoding PadR family transcriptional regulator is translated as MRITKDLVAASATPLVLGILSEGESYGYAILKQVDQLSGGQLEWTEGLLYPLLHRLERLGHVESFWVTPPGGRRRKYYRITEQGRAELAEQRRQWATVVDALRGVWSTAQTSTPITPAWEAGR
- a CDS encoding DUF6518 family protein, with product MALVAVVGGFLLGFLDFVWITSVPYPFAEFGNSTATWAVAAFGFGCWVRSGWRRAALGAAVLLVVAVPSYYLAATLLQGDDLAVSWAPTSLLWMAFGVLAGVVFGIAGTWARAAGRRRVVGAALPAAVFFEEAARFAGKAAGPDHPPGVAWNVVIDVALGVLVVVLVGRSHRQRALAVALALPLAAIIYLAFAVAGGA
- the bla gene encoding class A beta-lactamase; translated protein: MTGHTRRALAVAAVTVALATAGCAGGEPTAVPGTSPAVPGTTAPVGPTVTPVPPPPQLAALERRHDARLGVYALDTGSGRMLAYRADERFAYASTFKALAAGALLAATSDADLDRVVRYGRKDLVPHSPVTEQHVAGGMTLREIADAALRHSDNTAANLILAELGGPDGFERALRGIGDTVTDPARTEPDLNQAAPGDVRDTSTPRALADSLQAYAIGDALSVTDQAVLLDWLKRNTTGATLIRAAVPAGWQVADKTGAGGYGTRNDIAVVWPPDSAPIVLAVLSRRDSRDATHDDAVIAQATRVTLDALR
- a CDS encoding SRPBCC family protein, with the protein product MDRTDPTVLDELERRHRGTGLPRMLGVVSLALGAGGVLAPAAVARLTGVDDSPLARTIVPAVAARELGHAAGLLAGRRPAGWTWTRVAGDAVDLTLLGRALADRRGERRRRVAVTTAVIAGIAVVDLIAALRAGRARRARERLILMEVGVTVNRPASEAYRFWRDLENLPRFMAHLEAVRVEDLRISHWTARGPAGRHVGWDAEIVEDRPNELIAWRSLPGARVRNAGRVRFVPAPGDRGTEVRVELGYAPPAGRLGRAVAKLFGEEPEQQVRDDLRRFKQVLETGEVVRSDASPEGISLRQQFRQRPAQPLPAGLRG
- a CDS encoding zinc-dependent alcohol dehydrogenase, producing the protein MKATAWMGKDSVKVVDVPDPRVMNARDAVVKISSTAICGSDLHLYHGYIPAMRKGDILGHEFMGEVVEVGPEVDNLAVGDRVVVPFPIACGNCVSCQQGRYSVCENSNPNAGVAEKIMGHSPAGIFGYSHLLGGYAGGQAEYARVPFADVGPIKVPDEVPDDQALMLADVFPTGYMGAEMCDITPGDVIAVWGAGPVGLLAAASARLLGAERVIVIDRYPYRLRLAAEQVGAETINYEQLDVLDELNQLTAGRGPDACIDAVGLEGHHGNAALYAYDRVKQAGRLETERPFALRQAIMACRSGGVVSVIGAYGGFVDKFPMGAFMNRSLIMRTGQCHVQRYTRPLLEHIVRGDIDPSFVISHRLPLKDAAKGYRMFQKKQDDCTKVVLKV